A window of the Pseudomonas sp. B21_DOA genome harbors these coding sequences:
- a CDS encoding YbhB/YbcL family Raf kinase inhibitor-like protein yields the protein MTRLTSLNPWLAAIAVTLCVQFPAQAQERFTLSIPGVSDNRLFTSAAASDAPGCGGKNQSPALSWNAGPAGTQSYAIVMHDPDGQKGLGVDHWIHYGIKPATHQIAAGVGAKSALEGVGGTNSKGNTHYMGPCPPVGDSAHHYIIQIYALDLAPDALPAGLTRAELMEKIKGHVLRNSSAVRRYHR from the coding sequence ATGACCCGATTGACCTCTCTCAACCCATGGCTGGCGGCCATCGCCGTGACCCTCTGCGTGCAGTTCCCGGCGCAAGCCCAGGAGCGCTTCACCCTGAGCATCCCCGGCGTGTCGGATAACCGCCTGTTCACCTCGGCAGCGGCTAGCGACGCACCCGGCTGCGGCGGCAAAAACCAGTCGCCGGCGCTGAGCTGGAACGCCGGCCCGGCCGGTACCCAGAGCTACGCCATCGTCATGCACGACCCGGATGGCCAGAAAGGCTTGGGCGTCGATCACTGGATTCACTACGGCATCAAACCCGCCACCCACCAGATCGCGGCCGGCGTCGGCGCCAAATCCGCCCTAGAAGGCGTCGGCGGCACCAACAGCAAAGGCAACACCCACTACATGGGCCCATGCCCGCCAGTGGGCGACAGCGCGCATCACTACATCATCCAGATCTACGCCCTCGACCTCGCCCCGGACGCCCTGCCTGCCGGCCTGACCCGTGCCGAGCTGATGGAAAAGATCAAAGGCCATGTGCTGCGCAACAGCAGCGCGGTGCGGCGCTATCACCGCTGA